The nucleotide window AAAAATTGATCAGGGAGAAAGTCCTGAAGAAGCAGCAATCAGAGAAGTTGAAGAAGAATGCGGTATAAATGATTTAGTGATTATAAACGAAGAAGAATCTTCTTATCATATTTATTTTCAAAATAATAAAAGGATTTTAAAGAAAACGTTTTGGTTTCATATGAAATATACCGGAAATGAAAAGCTTATTCCGCAAGTTGAAGAAAATATTATTGATGTTGAATGGTGTGATGTAAAAAAGTTACCGGAATTTAAAATGAAAACATATCAAAGTTTAAGGAAATATTTTATCAACTAATTTATTAAAACTCACTCAATCTTCTTCAATCCAGTTATCAAATTTCTGAAATTTTAAAAAATAAAACTAATTTTGTCGAAATTAATAATAATTTGAATTTACCGATTTTCATAGCAAAAAGATTGTCTTTCTCTAAAAAGGCTGAGAAAGAATTATCTAATTCAGTTTTAAAAATTGCAATAAGTGTGGTTGCTGTTGGTATGGCTGTTATGATTATTACTATTTCGGTTGTTACCGGTTTTAAAAAGGAGATTTATAAAAAAATTGTAGGTTTTCAAGCACATATTTCCATAAAAAACAGAGATATAAACGAAACATTTGAAACCGAACCGATAAATAAAGACCAAATATTTTATTCCGGTATAACTTCAAAAAAGGGAATTGAGCATATTCAAATTTTTGCAACAAAGCCCGGAATCATTAAAGCAGAAACGGAAGTTCACGGTATCATTCTGAAAGGAGCGGGGAGTGATTATAATTGGGATTTCATAAAGCAAAATCTTGTTGAAGGAAATATTCCGGATGTGGAGTCTGATAAAAAAACTAAAGAGATATTAATTTCGGAGAAAACGGCAAATATATTAGAGTATAAATTGGATGATAAAATTGATATATATTTTATTCAAAATCCGCCGAAAGCAAGAAGGTTTATTATTTCCGGCACTTATAAAACCGGAATGGAAGAGCTTGATAAAGCAATTGCTTTTTGTGACATAAGGCATATTCAAAGTATTAATGATTGGGATGAAGATCAGATAAGCGGATTTGAGATACTGATAAATGATCTTGATAAAACGGAAGATCTGACAGCTATTGTTGAAGATGAGGTTTCGGGTATTATTGATGAAGACGGAACTATGCTTGAAGTGAGTAATTTTATGAGAGATAATACTTTTATTGTTCAATGGTTAAGGCTGTCAGATACAAATGTTTATGTAATTCTTTCTTTAATGATTATTGTTGCGGTATTAAGCATGATTGCTGCTTTGCTTGTGATTATTTTAGAACGAACAAACATGATTGGTATTTTAAAATCAATGGGAGCTGATAACAGAAAAATTATTTCAATATTTATTTATCACGGTTCATACTTAATTGTAAAAGGAATGATTTTCGGTAATATAATTGGGATTGGCTTATTATTAATTCAGAAATATTTTAAACTTATTCCCTTAGATCCTAAATCATATTATGTTGACAGCGTTCCGGTTATTTTTAACCTGCCTGATATTTTATTATTAAATGTCGGCACTTTAATTATCAGTACAGTGGTACTAATACTGCCGGCATTAATGATTGCAAAGATAAATCCTGCAAAAACTATTAATTTTAAGTAATCGGATGAAGTTTGATGATTTTATAAATAAGCTGAATGTAGAATTTAATAAAGAATTACCCGGTTTCAATTCTCATATCAAACTTGCACCGAAAAGCAGAGGGAAACTGATTGAAACCGGAATAAATGAAGATGCAAAGAAATGTGCAGTACTAATACTTTTATATCCCGATAAGGGCAGCATTTTTATACCTTTCATTAAAAGAGTGAATGACGGCAGTATGCATTCAGGGCAAATTGCTTTTCCCGGAGGTAAATTTGAGTCGAAAGATAAAGATATGAAATCAACGGCTTTAAGAGAAACTGAAGAAGAAATAGGAGTAGATCACATTAAAGTGGAAGTACTTAAAGAATTAACTCCATTGTATATTCCTGTAAGCAATTATATAGTTCAGCCGGTTGTAGGTATTGTAAAACAAAAACCGGTTTTTGTAAAAAATAAAAATGAAGTTGATTCAATTTTCAGTGTTAATATTAATGAATTAACTGAGGCATATGTTGTTTGCAAGAAATTAACTGTTCGTAATACAAATATAACTGCACCCTTTTTTATTTTAAAAGAAACTGAAATATGGGGAGCAACAGCAATGATTTTAAATGAATTTATTGATATTTTAAAAAATATTCTTAAGAATTAACTATATACCTGCAAGGAATTTTTTAAATTACGAAACCGGATAATGGGAAAAAACAAACATAAAAGATTTGAAGAATGCCAAACGTTTTCTCATTTATTTCAACCTTCCGCACAAGAAATGTTTGAAAAAGATTTTTATTTAAAAGGAAAATGGAACATAGAATTCTTTAAAAACGATAAACCTATTGTGCTTGAAATAGGCTGTGGAAAAGGTGAATATACAACCGGACTTGCCGAAAAAAATCCCGAAAAAAACTATATAGGTATCGACATTAAAGGTGCCAGATTGTGGAGAGGCAGCAAGACAGTACAGGAAAAAGGAATGAAAAACGTTGCTTTTATCAGAAACAAAGTTGAATTTTTAAGATCTTTTTTTTCTGAAGAAGAAATCAGTGAAATTTGGATAACTTTTCCTGATCCGCAGAAGAGGAAACTTAAAAAAAGATTAACATCAGCGAGATTCCTTGAAATATATTCAAACATTCTTAAACCCGACGGAATTATTCATCTGAAGACAGATTCTGTTTTAATGTATGGGTTTACGAACAAAATAATTAAATTTAATAAATTGAACCTTATATATTCAACTGATAATTTATATAATACAGACCAATATAATGAGTTAACACAAATAAAAACTTATTACGAACAAGCCTTTCTGAAAGAAGGATTAAATATAACTTATCTTAAATTTAGTTTGAATAATAAGCCGTTTTATGAAAATCCCGGTAATGTTCTTAAATAAATTTGCAATTTCACAATCTTTATTTTAGAATTGCATACTAAAATAAAACATTTATTTTGAGGAAATTCATATATAAAATAGGAGTAATATTAAATTATATTTTTGCCGTATTGCTGCTTCTTTCTTATCTTTCTGTACATATAAGACCCGGCAGTATTCCGTTTCTTGCTTTGCTCGGTCTTTTATTTCCTTTTTTACTTTTAATCAACTTTGTTTTTATGATAATAAGGATTTGGCAAAAGAAAAAGCTGTTTTTATTATCTCTATTTGTAATTCTGCTTGGCTTTTTCAGAATAACAGATTTTTATGCATTTAATAATAAAGAAGTTGTTACAATTCCGGTTAATCCTTTAAAAGTAATGTCTTATAATGTACGATTATTTGATCTTTATAAATGGAGCGGTGAAGATAAGGGCGGTGAAAAGATTTTCGAGATCATTAAAGATGAGAATGCTGATGTTATTTGTCTTCAAGAATTTTTTTCAAATACAAAACACAATTATCAAGATAAAATAATAGAATTTCAAAAAACAAAAGACTACTTAATATCAAGTAAAGATAAATCAGGTTATTCAGGTAATGCAATTTTCAGCCGATATCCGATTGTTTCAAGCGGTTATATTAATATTGGTTCAATAAAGCAAAAATGTATTTATGCAGATATTCTGAAAGGAAAAGATACCATAAGGGTTTACAGTATTCATTTGGCATCTATTCGGTTAAGCGGTGATGATTATGAATTTTTAAAAAGCCTGAAAAATAATGATCAACATGATAATATTGAAGGGGTGAAAGGAATAGGCTCAAAAATGATTCAAGCATATAAGATCAGAGCGCATGAAGTAGATGCTGTTGCTCCGCACATTAAAAATTCTCCGTATAAAACAATAGTTTGCGGTGATTTTAACGATACTCCGATTTCTTATTCTTACAAAAAAATTAAAGGAGAATTAAAAGATGTATTTATTGAATCGGGTTTCGGTATAGGTAATACATATGCCAAAAGTTTGCCTTTATTCAGAATTGATTATATCTTGCACAGCAAAGAAATGAAAACGATATCATACAAAAGAATAAAACAAGAATATTCCGATCACTATGCAATTTCTGCTCTTATTGACTTTTAAAAGCTTTGAAATTCGAAACTTAATAATCTTTTTGTAAACAACAAAACATTAAACAATGCAACAATATAATTAATTATGCTTGACATTATATATCTAACAGGCGGAATAGCCACGATTATTATTAGTGCAAATTGGTTGGTAACCGGAGCTTCTGCCATAGCAAAGAAATTTGGCATAAACGATCTTGTAATTGGTTTAACTATAGTAGCATTCGGGACATCAGCACCGGAATTAACCGTAAATATTTTTTCGGCAATATCCGGTTCAACTGATATAGCAATAGGCACTGTACTTGGAAGTAATATCAGTAATATTTTTTTAATAATAGGAGTTGCAGCAGTAATTTACCCTATTGCCATACATAATAACACAAAATGGAAAGAGATACCTTTCAGTTTGTTGTCGGTAATTATTCTTATATTTGTTGCAAATGACGTTTTTATTGATAAAGCCGATGAGAATTTTATTTCAAGAATTGACGGACTTGTATTGTTAAGTTTTTTAATAATATTTTTGATCTATACATTCGGTATGGCGAAAAAGAATAAAGTTGAAGAATCGAATGAGGAACAGCTTAAAGCAAAACCTATGTGGAAAGCAATTCTTCTCATCACGATTGGATTGATCGGCTTGTTTTTCGGGGGTAAATATTTAATAGAAGGAGCCGTTAATATCGCAGATTTATTGGGCATGTCAAAAAAAGTGATCGGATTGACAATAATTGCAATTGGAACCTCACTCCCCGAATTGGCAACTTCAATTGTAGCAGCGATCAAGAAAAAACCTGATATTATTATCGGAAATGTGATAGGTTCAAATATATTCAATGTGTTTTTTATTCTTGGTACAACTGCAACCATTAAACCCTTACCGTTTGATTTTTCAATAAATTTTGATGTTGGTGTTTCAATGCTTGCGTCTGTATTATTGTTTGTAACTACCATGACTTTAGGTCGCAAAATAATAACAAGATCTGAAGGAATAATTTTTCTGGTGCTTTATATTTCCTTTATTACTTATTCTATTGTTAAATAAGATACTTCTGTTATTATAATGAGAAATTTTTATTTATTACGGCATTTATTTTTATTTTTGCGGATTATTTATCTCTATTAATTTTTTTTCTGATAAGATATGTCATTTGCATCAAATAAAATTGTTTCGGAAGCATATACTTTTGATGATGTTTTGCTTTTACCGGCTTATTCAGAAATACTACCGCGAGAAGCAAACATAACTACAAAATTCAGTAAAAATATTAAGCTGAATATTCCCGTTGTATCAGCAGCAATGGATACTGTTACAGAAGCAGAATTAGCTATTGCAATTGCACGAGAAGGCGGTATTGGAGTAATCCATAAAAATATGAGCATCGAAAGGCAAGCTCAACATGTGAAGCAAGTAAAACGTGCTGAAAACGGTATGATAATCGACCCGATTACAATATCTAAAGATGAAACAGTTGAAGATGCTTTATCATTAATGAAAAAATATAAAATTGGAGGAATACCTGTTGTTAATAATAATGATAAACTCATTGGTATTGTTACAAACAGGGATTTAAGGTTTGAGAAAAGGCTGAAGAAAAAGATTAATGAAGTGATGACTAAAGAAAACCTGATTACAACATCACAATCTACAAATCTTGAAAATGCTGCCGATATTCTGCAAGAACATAAAATTGAAAAACTTCCGGTAGTCGATGATAAATACAAATTAGTTGGTTTAATAACATATAAAGACATAACAAAGGCTAAAGATCGTCCGAATTCATGTAAAGATAACAAAGGAAGATTAAGAGTTGCAGCAGGTGTTGGTGTAACAAAAGACGTATTTGAAAGGATTCAAGCTTTGTATGACGCAGGTGTTGATGCAGTTGTAATTGATACTGCCCACGGACATTCAAAAGGCGTTATTGATACATTAAGAAAAGCGAAAGAAAAATTTTCGGGTATTGATTTTATTGTAGGAAATATTGCTACTGCAAAAGCAGCAATTGATCTGATTAATGCAGGTGCTGACGGAGTAAAAGTCGGGATAGGACCGGGGTCAATTTGCACAACACGAATAATTGCAGGTGTAGGCGTTCCTCAACTAACAGCAATTTACGAAGTTGCAAAAGCCTTAAAAGGCTCCGGTGTTCCGGTTATTGCCGATGGTGGTATCAGATATTCCGGAGATATTGTTAAGGCTGTTGCTGCCGGAGCTTATTCTGTAATGGTAGGCTCTTTAATTGCAGGTGTGGACGAATCGCCCGGTGACACAATAATTTATCAAGGTCGTAAGTTTAAGTCTTATCGCGGAATGGGTTCAGTTGAAGCCATGCAAGCCGGATCTAAAGACAGATACTTTCAAGATGTTGAAGATGATGTCAAGAAACTCGTACCTGAAGGTATATCCGGAAGAGTTCCTTTTAAAGGTACTTTGAATGAAGTTATGTATCAATTAGTAGGCGGATTAAGAGCAGGAATGGGTTATTGCGGAGCAAAAGATATTAAAGATTTGCACATGGCAAAATTCGTTAAAATTACAAATTCAGGTGTTTCTGAAAATCATCCTCATGATGTTACAATTACAAGAGAAGCACCTAATTACAGCAGAAGATAATTGCAGGAAATGTATTTGATATTCTTATGATGTAAAATAATATAAATTATAATAACAATAAAATCATATTAATAAATATTAAAAAAAATTAAAAATGAGAAAGATAACAATATTAACGGTATTAGTTTTATTTGTATTTTCAGTTTTTGGTCAAAAGATTGAAACATTGATGACAGTTGGAAATAAGAATGTATCAGCCGATGAGTTTGTTCATATTTATAAAAAAAATAATACTGATAACTTGAATGAACAATCAATTGATGAGTACCTTGAGCTGTTTAAAAAGTTTAAATTGAAAGTAGTTGAAGCGGAAAGTTTAAAAATGGATACTTCTAAAGCATTTATTGATGAACTCGCCGGATACAGAGATCAACTGGCAAAACCTTATTTAATTGAAAATATTAAATATGATCAATTAATTAATGAAGCATATGAAAGAAATCAATCTGAAATAAAATTGGATATAATATTTATTAAACTTAAAAAAAATGCTTCGCCTGAAGACACTATATTAGCATACGAGAAAGCAGTTAAAGTGAGAAACAGAATTTTGGGCGGTGAAGATTTCGGAAAAGTAGCAAGTGAAACTTCCGATGACAGGCAAGCAGCAAATAATAAAGGTCATTTATCATATCTGCCGGTTTTAAGAATTCCTTACAGTATTCAATCTTATGCTTTCAGCCCTGAAAAAAATAAATTATCTATGCCGTTAAGAACAGACTACGGTTATTATTTAGTGAAGTTAGCAGACACTCGCCCCGCACAAGGATTTGTTAAAGTTGCACATATTATGATAAGTTCAGCAGACCAATTATCTGATGAAGAAAAAGAAACTAAAAAGAATAAAGTTGACAGCATATATAACAGATTACAAGCTGGTGATAAATTTGAAGACCTCATAATATTTTCTGATGATAAAGGAACAGCAAAAAAAGGCGGTGAACTCCCGGAATTTACAACAGGAAGGATGGTTCCCGAATTTGAAGCAGTTGCATTTGCATTAAAAAATCCCGGAGATTATGGTGAGCCGGTTAAAACAACTTTCGGTTGGCACATTATTAAATTAATTGAAAAAAAGCCGCCTGAAAGCATGGAAGAACAAAAAGAAAAAATTAGAAAAACAATTGAGAAAGATCCTGAAAGAAAAAAGTTAGTGAAAGAATTTGTGATAAATAAATTAAAAAAAGAATATAATTTTAAAAAGCTCAACGGTCCTGATGCTTTTTATTCTATGGTTGACAGCACTATATATAAAAGTAAATGGGTTTATCAATCAGATGAAAATTCAAATAAAACACTCTTCGTTATAAAAGGCAAGAATTTTACGGAAAATTCCTTTGGAAAATTTATTGAAATTAACCAAAAAAGAAATAAAACCGGAGAAATTTCATCAACAGTGAATAAAATGTATGATGATTATATATATGAAAGTATTACAGATGCTGAAAAAGCCGGACTCGAAGATAAACATAAAGAGTTTAAATATTTAATGCAAGAGTATCATGACGGTATGCTTTTATTTGATTTAATGAAAAATGAAATCTGGGATAAAGCATCAGAAGACACTATAGGATTAAGAAAATATTATGATGATAATATTCAAATTTACAATGATCAAACAGAATTGGATATATCTGTGTTCAAATATGCTGATGACAATCATTACAACGATGCTGTGAAATATTTAAATAAATCACGAAAAAAATATACAGATGATGTTTTGGTAAAAAAAGTTGCTTCCGACGATGCTGAATCATTTAAAAAGATTGAAGCAGGATTTTATTCTAAGGGACAAAGCATTTTTGCCGATAAGGTGTTTAGGATGATGAAAGAGAATAAATTGGAAGATAATCAAAAGATTGTAAATCTTTCATTAGAAAATACTATGATCTGCATAAACGGTAAAAGAAAATCAAAAGTAAAACCGTTTGAAGAGATAAAAGGTGTGATAATTGCAGATTATCAAATGTTTCTTGAAGAAAATTGGATGGAAGATCTAAAGAAGAAATATAAAATTAAAGTAGATGAAAAAGTTTTAAATAAAGTAAAAAAATCAGTTAATTAAAGATTTAATCATTTTAGCATTTTCACATTTAAGCATTAATTAATGTAACATATATGCTCCAAATTCGTTTTATAATATTATTATTAATTTTATTATTTGTGTTTTCATGTAAAAATGAGGAAAAGAAAACAAAATTAGCTCAAGTACATAATAAATTTTTATACTTAGAAGATATTGCAGATCTTATTCCCGATGAAGTTTCAAGTGAAGACAGTATAATAATAATTAAGAATAAAATTGATCTTTGGGTTAGAAAACAAACAATTTTAAAAAG belongs to Bacteroidales bacterium and includes:
- a CDS encoding CoA pyrophosphatase — protein: MKFDDFINKLNVEFNKELPGFNSHIKLAPKSRGKLIETGINEDAKKCAVLILLYPDKGSIFIPFIKRVNDGSMHSGQIAFPGGKFESKDKDMKSTALRETEEEIGVDHIKVEVLKELTPLYIPVSNYIVQPVVGIVKQKPVFVKNKNEVDSIFSVNINELTEAYVVCKKLTVRNTNITAPFFILKETEIWGATAMILNEFIDILKNILKN
- a CDS encoding calcium/sodium antiporter, which produces MLDIIYLTGGIATIIISANWLVTGASAIAKKFGINDLVIGLTIVAFGTSAPELTVNIFSAISGSTDIAIGTVLGSNISNIFLIIGVAAVIYPIAIHNNTKWKEIPFSLLSVIILIFVANDVFIDKADENFISRIDGLVLLSFLIIFLIYTFGMAKKNKVEESNEEQLKAKPMWKAILLITIGLIGLFFGGKYLIEGAVNIADLLGMSKKVIGLTIIAIGTSLPELATSIVAAIKKKPDIIIGNVIGSNIFNVFFILGTTATIKPLPFDFSINFDVGVSMLASVLLFVTTMTLGRKIITRSEGIIFLVLYISFITYSIVK
- a CDS encoding endonuclease/exonuclease/phosphatase family protein, translating into MRKFIYKIGVILNYIFAVLLLLSYLSVHIRPGSIPFLALLGLLFPFLLLINFVFMIIRIWQKKKLFLLSLFVILLGFFRITDFYAFNNKEVVTIPVNPLKVMSYNVRLFDLYKWSGEDKGGEKIFEIIKDENADVICLQEFFSNTKHNYQDKIIEFQKTKDYLISSKDKSGYSGNAIFSRYPIVSSGYINIGSIKQKCIYADILKGKDTIRVYSIHLASIRLSGDDYEFLKSLKNNDQHDNIEGVKGIGSKMIQAYKIRAHEVDAVAPHIKNSPYKTIVCGDFNDTPISYSYKKIKGELKDVFIESGFGIGNTYAKSLPLFRIDYILHSKEMKTISYKRIKQEYSDHYAISALIDF
- a CDS encoding peptidylprolyl isomerase; its protein translation is MRKITILTVLVLFVFSVFGQKIETLMTVGNKNVSADEFVHIYKKNNTDNLNEQSIDEYLELFKKFKLKVVEAESLKMDTSKAFIDELAGYRDQLAKPYLIENIKYDQLINEAYERNQSEIKLDIIFIKLKKNASPEDTILAYEKAVKVRNRILGGEDFGKVASETSDDRQAANNKGHLSYLPVLRIPYSIQSYAFSPEKNKLSMPLRTDYGYYLVKLADTRPAQGFVKVAHIMISSADQLSDEEKETKKNKVDSIYNRLQAGDKFEDLIIFSDDKGTAKKGGELPEFTTGRMVPEFEAVAFALKNPGDYGEPVKTTFGWHIIKLIEKKPPESMEEQKEKIRKTIEKDPERKKLVKEFVINKLKKEYNFKKLNGPDAFYSMVDSTIYKSKWVYQSDENSNKTLFVIKGKNFTENSFGKFIEINQKRNKTGEISSTVNKMYDDYIYESITDAEKAGLEDKHKEFKYLMQEYHDGMLLFDLMKNEIWDKASEDTIGLRKYYDDNIQIYNDQTELDISVFKYADDNHYNDAVKYLNKSRKKYTDDVLVKKVASDDAESFKKIEAGFYSKGQSIFADKVFRMMKENKLEDNQKIVNLSLENTMICINGKRKSKVKPFEEIKGVIIADYQMFLEENWMEDLKKKYKIKVDEKVLNKVKKSVN
- a CDS encoding FtsX-like permease family protein; this encodes MNLPIFIAKRLSFSKKAEKELSNSVLKIAISVVAVGMAVMIITISVVTGFKKEIYKKIVGFQAHISIKNRDINETFETEPINKDQIFYSGITSKKGIEHIQIFATKPGIIKAETEVHGIILKGAGSDYNWDFIKQNLVEGNIPDVESDKKTKEILISEKTANILEYKLDDKIDIYFIQNPPKARRFIISGTYKTGMEELDKAIAFCDIRHIQSINDWDEDQISGFEILINDLDKTEDLTAIVEDEVSGIIDEDGTMLEVSNFMRDNTFIVQWLRLSDTNVYVILSLMIIVAVLSMIAALLVIILERTNMIGILKSMGADNRKIISIFIYHGSYLIVKGMIFGNIIGIGLLLIQKYFKLIPLDPKSYYVDSVPVIFNLPDILLLNVGTLIISTVVLILPALMIAKINPAKTINFK
- the trmB gene encoding tRNA (guanosine(46)-N7)-methyltransferase TrmB, with protein sequence MGKNKHKRFEECQTFSHLFQPSAQEMFEKDFYLKGKWNIEFFKNDKPIVLEIGCGKGEYTTGLAEKNPEKNYIGIDIKGARLWRGSKTVQEKGMKNVAFIRNKVEFLRSFFSEEEISEIWITFPDPQKRKLKKRLTSARFLEIYSNILKPDGIIHLKTDSVLMYGFTNKIIKFNKLNLIYSTDNLYNTDQYNELTQIKTYYEQAFLKEGLNITYLKFSLNNKPFYENPGNVLK
- the guaB gene encoding IMP dehydrogenase, coding for MSFASNKIVSEAYTFDDVLLLPAYSEILPREANITTKFSKNIKLNIPVVSAAMDTVTEAELAIAIAREGGIGVIHKNMSIERQAQHVKQVKRAENGMIIDPITISKDETVEDALSLMKKYKIGGIPVVNNNDKLIGIVTNRDLRFEKRLKKKINEVMTKENLITTSQSTNLENAADILQEHKIEKLPVVDDKYKLVGLITYKDITKAKDRPNSCKDNKGRLRVAAGVGVTKDVFERIQALYDAGVDAVVIDTAHGHSKGVIDTLRKAKEKFSGIDFIVGNIATAKAAIDLINAGADGVKVGIGPGSICTTRIIAGVGVPQLTAIYEVAKALKGSGVPVIADGGIRYSGDIVKAVAAGAYSVMVGSLIAGVDESPGDTIIYQGRKFKSYRGMGSVEAMQAGSKDRYFQDVEDDVKKLVPEGISGRVPFKGTLNEVMYQLVGGLRAGMGYCGAKDIKDLHMAKFVKITNSGVSENHPHDVTITREAPNYSRR